A window from Drosophila kikkawai strain 14028-0561.14 chromosome 2L, DkikHiC1v2, whole genome shotgun sequence encodes these proteins:
- the Elp3 gene encoding elongator complex protein 3 yields MKQKKKLGVGLSREERQVLVIGEIIQELLQAHEAKKDVNLNRMKSLVSSKYGLDSSPRLVDIIAAVPQDAKKILLPKLRAKPIRTASGIAVVAVMCKPHRCPHINMTGNICVYCPGGPDSDFEYSTQSYTGYEPTSMRAIRARYDPFLQTRHRVEQLKQLGHSVDKVEFIVMGGTFMCLAEEYRDYFIRNLHDALSGHSSANVAEAVRYSEKSRTKCIGITIETRPDYCLKRHISDMLNYGCTRLEIGVQSVYEDVARDTNRGHTVRAVCESFQLGKDAGYKIVAHMMPDLPNVDFERDIEQFIEYFENPAFRSDGLKIYPTLVIRGTGLYELWKTGRYKSYPPSMLVDLVAKILALVPPWTRVYRVQRDIPMPLVSSGVEHGNLRELALARMKDLGTTCRDVRTREVGIQEIHNKVRPYEIELIRRDYVANGGWETFLSYEDPEQDILVGLLRLRKCSPDTFRPELKGACSIVRELHVYGSVVPVNARDPTKFQHQGFGMLLMEEAERISREEHGSTKLAVISGVGTRNYYRKLGYELDGPYMSKSIA; encoded by the exons ATGAAGCAAAAGAAGAAGCTGG GAGTCGGGCTGAGCCGGGAGGAGCGCCAGGTGCTGGTCATCGGTGAAATAATCCAGGAGCTGCTTCAGGCGCACGAAGCGAAGAAAGATGTAAACCTGAACAGGATGAAGTCGCTGGTCTCCTCCAAATACGGACTGGACAGCTCGCCGCGTCTGGTGGACATCATAGCAGCCGTGCCGCAGGACGCCAAGAAGATTCTGCTCCCCAAGCTGCGGGCCAAGCCCATTCGCACAGCTAGCGGG ATTGCTGTGGTGGCCGTCATGTGTAAGCCACATCGCTGTCCGCACATCAATATGACGGGTAACATCTGCGTCTACTGTCCCGGAGGCCCAGATAGCGACTTTGAGTACTCGACGCAGTCGTACACGGGCTATGAGCCTACCTCGATGCGGGCAATCCGGGCGCGATACGATCCCTTTCTGCAGACCCGCCACCGGGTGGAGCAGCTAAAGCAACTGGGCCACAGTGTGGACAAGGTGGAGTTCATTGTGATGGGCGGCACGTTCATGTGTTTGGCAGAAGAGTACCGCGACTACTTCATCCGCAACCTGCACGACGCCCTTTCAGGTCACAGCAGCGCCAACGTAGCGGAGGCAGTTCGCTACTCCGAGAAGTCACGAACCAAGTGCATTGGTATCACGATCGAGACCCGTCCCGATTACTGCCTCAAGCGGCACATCTCGGACATGCTTAACTATGGATGCACTCGGCTGGAGATTGGCGTTCAGTCCGTCTACGAGGACGTGGCGAGGGATACGAATCGGGGGCACACTGTGCGGGCAGTGTGCGAGAGCTTTCAGCTGGGCAAGGATGCCGGTTATAAGATCGTGGCTCACATGATGCCCGATCTGCCGAACGTTGATTTTGAGCGCGACATCGAGCAGTTCATCGAATATTTTGAGAATCCCGCCTTCCGCTCCGACGGCCTGAAGATCTACCCCACACTGGTCATCCGCGGCACCGGGCTGTATGAGCTGTGGAAGACGGGGCGCTACAAGTCCTATCCGCCATCAATGCTAGTTGACCTAGTGGCCAAGATCCTGGCACTCGTCCCACCATGGACTCGCGTCTACCGCGTACAGCGCGACATTCCTATGCCGCTGGTTAG ttCTGGCGTAGAGCACGGCAATCTTCGCGAGCTGGCTCTGGCCCGCATGAAGGATCTGGGCACGACTTGTCGTGACGTAAGGACGCGTGAAGTTGGAATCCAAGAAATCCACAACAAGGTGCGTCCGTATGAAATTGAGTTGATACGCCGCGACTACGTGGCCAACGGCGGATGGGAAACGTTTCTCTCATATGAAGACCCCGAGCAAGACATTCTGGTTGGTCTCCTTAGACTGCGTAAGTGCTCGCCGGACACTTTCCGGCCGGAACTAAAGGGTGCGTGCTCCATTGTTCGCGAACTGCACGTGTATGGGTCAGTGGTGCCGGTCAATGCCCGGGATCCCACCAAGTTCCAGCACCAGGGCTTCGGCATGCTGCTAATGGAGGAGGCAGAGCGAATTTCTCGCGAGGAGCACGGCAGCACCAAGCTGGCGGTCATATCGGGAGTGGGCACAAGGAACTATTACCGCAAGCTGGGCTATGAGCTTGACGGGCCC
- the morgue gene encoding uncharacterized protein morgue, whose amino-acid sequence MTSCVPAQQDKDQEKLLEALASSSDEMDEPDDADKDKLQLIEPTFSFSNSNTCWVCNGYYGPNFGEPLCGACHAFLYNAQRAEELLTELSDDEDSGNDEPPFKDKQEDEENENDVDIMGFEDLEDAQPPAVQQQANQQAVVEPQEQQPVAQPADLPQQVPPEAAPPRRETPERDFEHERALNPFLLPVKRPRATGPLALPHYMHELADGRARAHEYNAASGSGASGSSRNIVNIIPVEVMLKIFAYLDDMSLWMASEVCKQWHDIVGKNTAQGMWKAYIKQRWPLFESLADNPDWYKLYGALMSSCFCRTCLIEMGGRGQAAEHPDLQLGEREPGNVMRYNFLRGEANLLNSYDSEGISAIPLDRQNNYWQATILGPPGSPYEGGKFFLFIYFPERYPMAPPTVRFLTKILHPNVSRHGDVGIDIFQQHNWSLALNVAKVLLSVQSLLTDPYTEVCMEPELGYIYEHERERFEQLVRSWTWKYAMFELISPR is encoded by the exons ATGACTAGCTGCGTGCCAGCGCAGCAGGACAAGGACCAGGAGAAGTTGCTGGAGGCTCTGGCCTCCAGCAGCGACGAGATGGACGAACCGGATGATGCGGACAAGGACAAGCTCCAGCTGATCGAGCCCACGTTCTCCTTTTCG AACAGCAACACCTGCTGGGTGTGCAACGGGTACTACGGGCCCAACTTCGGGGAACCGCTTTGTGGTGCCTGCCACGCCTTCCTTTACAACGCGCAGCGGGCGGAGGAGCTGCTGACGGAGCTATCCGACGACGAGGACTCCGGGAACGACGAGCCGCCGTTTAAGGATAAGCAGGAGGACGAGGAGAATGAGAACGACGTGGACATCATGGGCTTTGAAGATCTAGAGGATGCACAGCCGCCGGCTGTCCAACAGCAAGCGAATCAGCAGGCGGTGGTGGAGCCACAGGAACAGCAGCCTGTCGCCCAGCCTGCCGATCTGCCACAACAGGTGCCGCCAGAAGCGGCGCCCCCGCGCAGGGAAACGCCAGAGCGCGACTTCGAGCACGAGCGGGCACTGAATCCCTTCCTGCTGCCCGTCAAGCGGCCGCGGGCGACAGGTCCTCTGGCCCTGCCTCACTACATGCATGAACTGGCCGATGGACGGGCGCGCGCACACGAATACAACGCGGCCAGCGGCAGCGGCGCGAGTGGCAGTAGCAGGAATATCGTCAATATAATACCTGTCGAGGTGATGCTGAAGATATTCGCCTATCTGGACGACATGTCGCTGTGGATGGCCAGCGAGGTGTGCAAACAGTGGCATGACATCGTCGGCAAGAACACGGCGCAGGGCATGTGGAAGGCGTACATAAAGCAGCGCTGGCCGTTGTTCGAGAGCTTGGCCGACAATCCCGACTGGTACAAGCTGTACGGCGCTCTGATGTCGTCCTGCTTTTGCCGCACCTGTCTGATAGAAATGGGCGGCAGGGGACAGGCGGCAGAGCATCCCGATCTGCAGCTGGGCGAGCGCGAGCCGGGAAACGTGATGCGGTACAATTTTCTGCGGGGCGAGGCGAATCTGCTGAACAGCTACGACTCCGAGGGCATCTCGGCCATTCCACTGGACCGGCAGAATAACTATTGGCAGGCCACGATCCTGGGGCCACCGGGTAGCCCCTACGAGGGTGGTAAATTCTTTCTATTCATCTACTTCCCGGAGCGCTATCCGATGGCGCCGCCGACAGTGCGATTCCTCACCAAGATCCTGCACCCCAACGTGTCGCGGCACGGCGACGTGGGCATCGACATCTTTCAGCAGCACAACTGGTCGCTGGCGCTGAATGTGGCCAAGGTGCTTCTGTCGGTCCAGAGCCTGCTCACCGATCCGTACACCGAGGTGTGCATGGAGCCGGAGCTGGGATACATCTACGAGCACGAACGCGAACGGTTCGAGCAGCTAGTGCGTTCCTGGACCTGGAAGTACGCCATGTTCGAGCTGATTTCGCCGCGCTAG
- the LOC108077420 gene encoding protein FAM32A-like: protein MSDEYACVAKGKLKLKNDSDLKKKKKKHKSKDREKQELQRSCVEQQLAEVATTSSSSAVSSTAGYERKLTKAELASKKQQEKMRNKRIMDKAQTTHKERVEKFNEHLDTLTEHFDIPKVSWTK from the coding sequence ATGTCCGACGAGTACGCCTGCGTGGCCAAGGGCAAGCTCAAGCTAAAGAACGATTCTGACctaaagaagaaaaagaagaagcacAAGAGCAAGGACAGGGAAAAGCAGGAGCTGCAAAGGTCGTGCGTGGAGCAGCAACTAGCAGAGGTGGCCACCACTTCTAGCTCCAGTGCTGTCTCCAGCACGGCTGGCTACGAGCGCAAGCTGACCAAGGCAGAGCTGGCCAGCAAGAAGCAGCAGGAGAAGATGCGCAACAAGCGGATCATGGACAAGGCGCAGACAACCCACAAGGAGCGCGTGGAGAAGTTCAACGAGCATTTGGACACCCTCACCGAGCACTTTGACATCCCCAAGGTGTCCTGGACGAAGTAA
- the LOC108077371 gene encoding uncharacterized protein: MRLALVSLMVAVLLASATEAAVSRGNFKDPAHPGKCVVDGLVLNAGQQARHPKRCERILCWNNGDVEFHSCGAVGLPPNKKFGDYKTPNADYPACCDRYIINA; this comes from the exons ATGCGTCTAGCTCTGGTTAGTTTGATGGTCGCCGTGCTCCTTGCTTCTGCAACTGAGGCTGCCGTTTCCAGGGGCAACTTTAAGGATCCCGCCCACCCTGGAAAGTGTGTGGTTGACGGACTGGTGCTGAACGCCGGACAGCAAGCCCGTCATCCAAAGAGATGTGAGCGAATTTTGTGCTGGAATAATGGTGACGTAGAGTTTCATTC atGCGGTGCCGTTGGTCTGCCTCCCAACAAAAAGTTTGGAGATTACAAAACCCCAAATGCTGATTACCCTGCCTGTTGTGACCGCTATATTATAAATGCCTAA
- the LOC108077459 gene encoding uncharacterized protein, with amino-acid sequence MLIVTKHFLLFGLICCLLVSKTLSDISLNNYGDPAYPGRCVIDVGSTVVLLNYGERYRLKSLPCTYIFCSGDGYGLLYTCEKKSPPYGCRFAEYLKWDNVYPECCERKVVCD; translated from the exons atgttgatcgtcacaaaacattttcttttattcggACTTATCTGCTGTCTTCTTGTTTCGAAAACACTTTCTGATATTTCGCTCAACAACTACGGGGATCCAG CGTATCCAGGTCGCTGTGTGATCGATGTGGGCTCCACGGTTGTGCTGCTCAACTACGGTGAGAGATACCGACTGAAATCCCTGCCCTGCACCTATATTTTTTGCAGTGGTGATGGCTACGGGTTGCTCTATAC GTGTGAAAAGAAATCGCCTCCATATGGATGTCGCTTTGCTGAATATTTAAAGTGGGATAACGTATATCCTGAATGCTGTGAGCGCAAAGTAGTGTGCGATTAA
- the LOC108077460 gene encoding uncharacterized protein: MSALSWLLSITLLSSLLIAVQTATWQGLYSDPRHPDKCTINPQLVLNPGVSVKDPTHDCGQIVCGHMSQVTFLGCGINIPPSNCQYGESVNSELPYPDCCRRTLLCN, from the exons ATGAGCGCGCTCTCCTGGCTGCTGTCAATCACGTTGCTGTCGAGCCTTCTAATCGCGGTTCAAACAGCCACCTGGCAAGGACTCTACAGCGATCCCA GACATCCCGACAAGTGCACCATCAATCCGCAGCTAGTGCTGAATCCGGGGGTGAGCGTCAAGGATCCCACGCACGACTGTGGTCAGATTGTGTGCGGACACATGAGTCAGGTCACATTCCTCGG TTGCGGAATTAATATCCCACCGTCCAACTGCCAGTATGGGGAGTCTGTTAATTCGGAGTTGCCCTATCCAGACTGTTGTAGGCGCACCCTTTTGTGCAACTAG